Genomic DNA from Herpetosiphonaceae bacterium:
GACCGCTGGAATCCGATCATGGATGTCTTCGACGAGGTCGGCGTGCGCTTTGGGCTGGAGGTCCATCCCACCGAGATCGCCTACGACATCCACACAACCGAGGCCGCGCTGGATGCGATCGGACGACGACCGGCGTTCGGCATCAACTTCGATCCGAGCCACATGCATCACCAGTTCATCGATCCGGTGCTCTTCCTCGAAACCTTCGCCGATCGGATCTATCACGTGCATGTCAAAGAGAGCGCCCGCAACCTGAACGGACGCACCAGCATCCTGGGCTCGCATCTCAACTTCGGCGATCATCGGCGCGGCTGGGATTTCGTCTCGCCCGGACACGGCGGGATCGACTGGGAGCCGATCTTTCGCACGCTGACGCGCATCGGCTACAGCGGCCCGCTGTCGGTGGAGTGGGAGGATAGCGGCATGGATCGCGAGTACGGCGCGGCTGATGCGTGCGCCTTCGTCCGCCGCCACGATTTTCCGTCCAGCAATCGCGCCTTCGACGCGGCCTTTCAGCGCGAGTAGCAGCGGCGTGGGTCGGGACGGTGTGCAGGGGCGTATTGCGATACGCCCCTACGGATTCATCACCCTATGACGCCGCCTTCGCGAGGCCACGCAGGTAGCGCAGGCTATGCGCGACATCCGCCAGCGGCGCGCGTGGATGATCCTGCTCCACGATGTACCAGCGGGCGCGCGACGCCGCCAGGATCGGCTCCCAGGGCAGCGTGCCCTGCCCAACGGGCGCGTCGCGCTCCTCGTCCGCCGCGCGGTCTTTGAGATGCAGCAGCGGCAGCCGCGCGCCGTGCCGCTCAATCAGCGCCAGCGGGTCCTGATCGGCGTAGGCGGCCCAGTACACATCCAGCTCGAAATCGACCAGCGCCGGATCTGTCTCGGCGACGAGCAGATCCCACATCGTCGTGCCGTCGAGCGGCGCGAACTCGAACTGGTGATTGTGATACGCCAGGCGCAGCCCGTGCTGCGCCAGCCGCCGAGCTGTGCGGTTAAGCTGCTCGGCTAGCTCGCGCACCTGCGCCACGCTCCCGCGATGTTCCTCGCCAACCCACGGTACGACCACATACTCGCAGCCGATGGTCTTGA
This window encodes:
- a CDS encoding sugar phosphate isomerase/epimerase family protein, producing the protein DRWNPIMDVFDEVGVRFGLEVHPTEIAYDIHTTEAALDAIGRRPAFGINFDPSHMHHQFIDPVLFLETFADRIYHVHVKESARNLNGRTSILGSHLNFGDHRRGWDFVSPGHGGIDWEPIFRTLTRIGYSGPLSVEWEDSGMDREYGAADACAFVRRHDFPSSNRAFDAAFQRE
- a CDS encoding sugar phosphate isomerase/epimerase → MKIDQVAVQLYTLRDLTASDMLGTLRQLAQIGYRAVELAGYGNTTPQAIRAELDTLGMRAAAAHVRLDQLEQADGAVEALKTIGCEYVVVPWVGEEHRGSVAQVRELAEQLNRTARRLAQHGLRLAYHNHQFEFAPLDGTTMWDLLVAETDPALVDFELDVYWAAYADQDPLALIERHGARLPLLHLKDRAADEERDAPVGQGTLPWEPILAASRARWYIVEQDHPRAPLADVAHSLRYLRGLAKAAS